The stretch of DNA GACGGCGCCGAGGACGTACCGCTCGGCGAGATAGAGGAAGGGACCGCCCGCGACGGGGCGATACTCGAAGGTACCGGTGTCGAGGTAGCGGAGGCTCCAGTAGCCGACGCGAGCCTCGTCCCAGTGGAAGGGGCGGGCACCGAGGCCGACGACGCGGGCGGCGAGGGCGAGGAGGGTGACGGCGACGACGGCGAGGACGACGCGGTCGACGGGGACGGACCGCGTCCTGAAGCCGTCTGACGGATCGGCCGCTGACATACCGGCTCATCCGCCGGCGCCCCGGTGAAGCTTTCGATACCGCCACCGACCGATACAAACCGCTGGGCGCCGGAACCCCGGCATGGATCTCTTCGGGACTGCGGGTATCCGCGGCGACGTACGGACGGCGGTGACGCCGGAACTCGCGGTGGCGGTCGGGCGGGCGACCGCTCGCGACGCAACCGAGGTGGTGATCGGACGCGACGGCCGAACCACGGGCGGGGCGCTCGCCGCCGCCGTCGAGGCCGGCGTCCGCTCCGGCGGCGCGTCGGTCCGCCGCCTCGGCGTCGTCCCCACCCCCGCCCTCGCTTTCGCCTCGCAGGGTCGGCACGGCGTGATGCTCACTGCCTCACACAACCCTCCCGGCGACAACGGCATCAAGTGTTTCGTCGACGGCGTCGAGTTCGACCGGGAGCGGGAGGCGGAGGTGGAGCGCCGCGTCGACGCCGCCGACCCCCCAGTCGACTGGGACGCGTGGGGCGAGGCGCGCGGGGCGTCGGTGCTCGACGCCTACCGCGTGGCCGTCGCCGACTACGCTCGCGGGTTCGGCGCGCCCCTCGACGGCCTCCCGGTCGCCGTCGACTGCGGCAACGGAATGGGGGCGCTCGCGACGCCGACGGTCCTCCGCACACTCGGTGCGTCGGTCGAGACGCTGGAGGGCAACGTCGACGGCCACTTCCCCGGCCGCGAGAGCAAGCCCACGCCGGAGTCCCTGACCGCGCTCCGCCGGTTCGTCGCCGACGGCGAGGCGGCAGTCGGGGTCGGCCACGACGGCGACGCCGACCGCATCGTGATCGTCGACGGTTCGGGCGAGGTGGTCCACGAAGATACCGTCCTCGCCATCCTCGCGGAGCGATACGTCCGGGCGAGCGACGCCGCCGACCCCGTGGTCGTGACGACGCCCAACGCCTCCGCACGGATCGACGACCGGGTCCGCGAGGCCGGCGGCCGGGTCGAACGCGTCCGCCTCGGCGCCCTCCACGAGGGAGTGGCGCGGGTGCGAGCCGAGGTGGGCACCGTCGTCTTCGCCGCCGAACCGTGGAAACATCTCCACCCCGACTTCGGCGGGTGGATCGACGCCGTCGCCAGCGCGGCCGTCTTCGCCCGGCACGTCGCGAACGAGGGGTTGGACGGCCTTCGCGCGCCCGTCACCGAACGCCCCTATCGGAAGGTGAGCGTCCCCTGCCCCGACGGGGCGAAGGCAGCCGCGATGGCGCGGCTCCGCGACTCGCTCCCCGAGGCGTTCCCCGACGCGAGCGTCGACACCGAGCACGGCGTGCGCCTCGAACGTCCCGACGGGTCGTGGCTGCTCGTCCGCCCCAGCGGGACGGAGCCGTACGTCCGCCTGTACGCCGAGAGCGAGGCCGTCGACGAACTCGTGGCGACGGCCCGGGCGGACGCCGAACGGGCAGTCGAGGACGCGTCCTGACGGCGCGTCCTCGGCTTCCGTCGGCGCCCGGAGGACGAAACGGGAATAAAGAGTTTTCCCACCGCGGGAGCGACACCAACTAATGACCACCCACGAGTACGACGTCGTCGTCGTCGGTGCGGGGACCGCGGGCTGTTACGCCGCGGCCAGCGCCGCTCGCGACGGCCTCAACGTCGTCGTCGTCGAACGAAAGGACGAGCAGGAAGCGGGCCACATCGCGTGTGGCGACGCGCTCAAGGGCGCGGACACGTTTCCCGAGGCCATCCCGAAATCGAGGATCGAGGACTCGTTTACCAACACCGGCGTCGACCACGGTCGATTCGAACTCCCTCAGCACGACACGGTACTCGACATTCCGGTGCCGGGCGAACTCGCCGTCATCGACCGCTACGCGTTCGGCCGTCGCATCATCGAAGGGGCCGAGGCTGCCGGCGCCGACTTCCACTACGACACCGTGGTACAGGACGTGTTACAGGACGGCGCCCGTATCACGGGCGTCCGTGGGACGCGGAAGGGCGACCCCGTCACCTACGAGGCCGCGGTGACCGTCGACGCCGCCGGCGCCCTCTCCATCCTACAGGACAAAGCCGACTTCGACGACGCCACCTTCGACACCAACGTCTCCTACTCCCAGTTCTGCTCGGCCTACCGCGAAATCGTCGAGGTGCCCGAGGAAGTCGAGTGGGACGACGCCCTCGTGTTCAAGCCGACCCAGCGCGCCGCGGGCTATCTCTGGTACTTCCCGCGGACGAGCACGACGATCAACGCCGGCCTCGGCTTCCAGATGACGGAGGAGCCGATGAAGCTGGTGCAGGACCTGCAAGCCGACCTCCAGCGCCGGCCGGAGTTCGAGGGTGCCGAGGTCACGGACAAACTCGGCGCCGCGCTCCCGACCCGCCGTCCGTACGACTCGGCCGTCGCGCCGGGCTTCGTCGCCGTCGGCGACGCCGCCGGTCACGTCAACCCCACTACCGGTGGCGGCATCGCCGGTGCCGCCTACGCCGGCACCTACGCCGCCGAGGCCATCGCCGACGCCGTCGACGACCCCACCGAGGCGGCGCTCTGGGAGTACAACGAGCGCGTGATGGACCACTTCGGCGGCCGGTACGCCGGCCTCGACGTGTACAACGTCCTCTCGACGGCCATCGACGTCGACGACCTGATGGGCCTGCTCGCGTCGCTCCCCGGCGAGAAGCTCGCGGAGGCCCTGTATTCCGGCTCGACCTCCATGGGGCTCGGCCTGAAGATCAAAAGCGCGATCAAGAGCTTCGGCTACTGGGGGACGATCCTCGATTTCTACCGGACCAAGCAGCTGGCCGAAGACCTGATGAACCGGTACGAGGCGTACCCGTCCGATCCGTCGGGGCTCGCGGCGTGGCAAGGCGAGCGCGACGACCTGATGGAGCGGGTGTACGAGACGACGGGCGCCGACCCGAAGTACTAGCCTCCGAACGCCCCCGGCGGGCGTCCGCGCTCGCCGAGGGCGACTTCACCCGGTCACATCGCCTCCCGCCCGAGCCGCTCTATCGTCCCGCCGAACACGTCGACGGCGATGCGGATGGTCTCCTCGTCCACGTCGAAGGTCGGCGAGTGATGACCGCCGGGGTGGTCGGTGCCGACGCAGACGTAGGCGGCGAGCCCGCCCCGGTCCTGAACGTGTTGCATGAGGTACGTGGCGTCCTCGCTGCCACCGAGGTCGTCGCTGTCGAGGACGGAGTCGACGCCGGTCGTCTCGCCGGCTACCTCCGCGACGACGCCGGCCAGTTCGTCGTCGCTCTCGCCGCCCGGTGCCCGACCCCCGTACTCGACGTCGACCTCGCAGTCGTGCATCCCCGCGGCCGACCGGAGGATCCGCCGCGCGTGGGCGTCCATGTACTCCCGCAACTCGGTCGTCTCGCCGCGCACCTCGCCCTCGATGAACGCCTCATCGGGGACGATGTTCGAGGCGGTGCCGCCGCCGACGAGGCCGGCGTTGACCCGCGTCGCGCCCCCGTCGTGGCGTGGAATGGAGTAGAGGTTCCCGATCGCCGTCGCCATCGCCTGCACCGCGTTGCGGCCGCGTTCGGGGTGACCGCCGGCGTGCGAGGAGGCGCCCGAAAACTCCGCGCGGAAGTGCTGTTGGGCGAGGAAGCCGTCGACGCCCGCCACCACCTCGCCGGTCGGGTGGTCGAGGCCGACGTGGAGCGCGAGGAGGTACGCCACGTCGTCCAAGTGTCCCCCTTCGGCCATCGGCTCGCCGCCGGAGACGATCTCCTCGCTCGGCTGGAAGAGGACCTTGAGCGTGCCCGAGAAGTCGCTCTCGGCGACGGCGTCGAGGACGCCGACGCCGACGGTGGCGTGGGCGTCGTGGCCGCAGGCGTGCATGTAGCCCTCGTTCTCGGAGCGAAAACCCATGCTCGCGGGCTCGTGGTCGTCGGCGTCGGCCTCGGCGATCGGCAGGGCGTCGATGTCGACCCGGAGGCCGACGGTCGGGCCCTCACCCCGTTTCAGAACGGCGACGAGACCGGTGTAGCCGCCGGCCAGACGCTCGACCACGTCCTCGCGAGCGCCGGCTTCGACCGCCCGGCGCGCCCACTCGTCGAGTTCGTCGTCGTCGGGGACGCCCCGGCGGTCGGCGGCGAGGACTTCCGGGCCGACGTGGAGTTCGTCGAGCGGGCGTTTCTCGAGTTCGTCGACGAGGCGGGCGGTGGTGTAGAACTCCCGCCACGCGGGTTCGGGGTGGCGGTGCAGGTCGCGGCGCAGGTCGAGTAGGTCGTCGCTCACGCTCATACACTGCCAAGGCGCGGCGGGGGGCATAAGTTGTCGCCCCGCCTCGTCCCGTTCGGCGGCGCCGGCGCCACCGCGCGGTATCGGAACGCCCATCACGGCGTTCCGAGTAGGGGGCATCGCTTCGCATCGATGACTACCACGACCCGGCGGACGTGGGGGCTCGTCGCCGGTGCCAGCCTCGTCTCGACGGGACTGGCCGCCTACGAGATCGTGCCCGCGAGCGTGACGCCGCTCGTCCGCGAATCGTTACGGATCGACTCGACCGCCGCCGGACTCCTAGTCGGCGTCATGTTCGGTACGGCGGTGGTGGCGAGCCTCCCGGCCGGCGCGGCCCTCGACCGCGCCGACTCCCGGACCGCGATGGCCGTCGCGACGCTGGCGCTGTTCGTCGCCGGCGGCTGGGGGTGGGTCGCGGGACGGAACGGTAACTACCGGTCGTTACTCGCCTCGCGGGCGCTCGGCGGCGTCGCGTACGTCGTCGTCTGGAACGCCGGCATCGACATGGTGAGTCGGGCGGTCGACGGCGACAACCGGGCGACGGCCGTGGGCGTCTTCACCGCCAGCGGCCCGGTCGGGTTCGCGCTCGGACAGGGGACGGGGCCGCTCGTCGCCGGCGCGTTCGGCTGGCCCGCCATCTTCCCCGCGTTCACCGGGGTGGCGCTCGTCGGCCTCCTCGTGTTCTGGCCGACGAGTCGGGGACTCGGACGGAGTCCGGACGGCGCGCCCTCCGCCGGCGAATTCGGCGCCGTCCTCCGCGACGGAACCGTCTGGACCGTCGGGGCGCTCGGCTTCCTCGGCTACGCGCTGTATCTCTTCGTGAACAGTTGGGGGGCGTCGTATCTCTCCGCGGAGGTGGGCCTCTCGCTGGCGTTGAGCGGGCTCCTCGTCGCCGCGTTCCCCGCCATCGGCGTCGTCGCTCGCGTCAGTAGCGGGCTGCTCTCGGACCGGTTGTTCGGCGGCCGTCGCCGGCCGGTCGTCCTCGCCTCGTTCGGCTTCGCAGCCCCGCTCGTGTTGGTGTTCACCCGCCTCGACTCGATCCCGCTGCTCCTCGCAGTCCTGTTGCTCGCCGGGTTCGCGATCCAGCTTACACTGGGGCTGTCGTTCACGTACGTCCGGGAACTGGTCGACGCTCGCGTCGCCGCAACCGCCGTCGCCTTCCAGACGAGCGTCGGACTGGCCGGAGCCTTCGTCGCCCCGACCGCGGGCGGTGCAGTCGTCGACGCGGCCGGCTTCGACGCGGCGTTCGCACTCGCCGGACTCCTCGCCGTCTGCGGCGTCGTGTTGGCGTGGTGGGCACCCGAGCCCGCGAACCGATGACCGCCGCCGGATCGGTTCCGGACCACTTTAATCGGTCCGTCAAGGACGTGCGCCTGTATGAGCGACCACGACTTACCCGACGACCCGCCGGATGCGTCGCGCATCAAATTCTACGGCGGCCGGGGGATGAGTGCCCTCCCGCTCGCCGTCTTCATCGTCTGGGCCATCGTTCAAAGTGGCCTCCTCGGTATCGGCGATACGTCCGGCCTCGTCATCGGCATGCTCGTCGGCCTCATCGTCGGCATGCTGTTCGTAAAGGGGAACTGGAAGGGCTATGCGGACACCATCTTCGAGGGGATGACCCAGCGCGTGGCTGCCACGGCGGTCGTGGCCTGGCTCTGGGCCGGCATGTTCGCCGACACCATCCAGGCCGGCGGCTTCGTCGACGGCCTCGTCTGGGCCTCTTCGGCGGCGAACGTCGGCGCGGCGCTGTTTCCGGCGCTGACGTTCATCTTCGCCGCCTTGCTGGCGACGGGCATCGGCACCGGCTACGGCACCGCCGTCGCCTTCACGAGCCTCGTCTTCCCCGCGGGCGTCCTGCTGGGGGCCGATCCGGTCCTCATGTTCGGTGCCATCCTCTCCGGCGCCGTCTTCGGCGACAACCTCGCGCCCGTCTCGGACACCACCATCGTGAGCGCGGTGACCCAGGACGCCGACATCGGCGGCGTCGTCGCCTCGCGGTTCAAGTACGCCCTCGTCGCTGCCGTTCTCGCGCTGGCGAGCTACGTCGTCGCCGGCGGGGCGATGGCGGGCGAACCGCTCGACGTGGGCGCTACCGCCGCCGCGGGCGCCGGTCCCCTCGGTCTCGTCCACCTCGCCTCCATCGCGCTCGTCATCGGTACGGCGGTGCAGGGGCGCCACATCATCGAGGCCATCTCGTGGGGGCTGATCGCGTCCGTCGCGCTCAACCTCGCGCTCGGCCTCGCGCCCGCGTCGGCCATGCTCGTCTTCCGCTCCGCGTCCGAGTCGGGGATCGCGGCGACGCTCGACGGCCTCCCCGTCCTCGGTGCCGTGATCGAGGTGTCGCCCGACGCCTCGGCGGCCGTCGGCGGGAGCCTCTACACCGGCGCGCTCGGCTTCTTCCCGCTGATCGTGCTCGTTCTCCTCATCGTCGGCGCGGCGCAGGTGATGCGCGCCGGCGGCGGCTTCGCCGCCATCGAGGGGTGGCTGCTCGAGAACGTCGCGACCACCGTCCGCCGCGCCGAGACGACGATGGTCATCGGCACCGCCATCGTCAACGCGACGATCACGATCAACACGGCGGCGGAAATCGCCATCGCACCCTTCATCCGGACGCTCGGCCAGCGGTTCAACATCAACGGCTACCGCCGCGCCAACATCCTCGACGCCAACACGTCCGCGCTCGGCTACATCTTCCCGTGGGGCGGCGGCGTCCTCGCCGGCTACGCGGCGATGATCCAACTCCCCCAGCAGTTCGACTGGTTCACCGAGGCGATGCTCGCGAACCCCGCCGCGGTGTGGCCGTACGTCTTCCACGGCTGGTTCCTCGTCGCCGTCTTCCTCGTCGCGGCGTGGACCGGCTACGGGCTGGAGTACGTTCCCGACCGGCAGAGCGAGGAGGTGGCGCGCGTATGAATCTCGACAAACTGTTCGCTGGCTGGACCTTCCGGACGAACCGGCCGTCGTACGGCGCCGGCGACGAACTCACCGCCTTCGTCACGGGCTACGACAACGGCGCCGCGCAGGTTCGGATCGGCGACACGATCATCACCCTCGCCGACGCCGACCGGGGACTCGACGATAGACTCGTCCGCCTCCGCGTCGTCGAGTTCGACGCCGACGACGCGACGGGCAGCGGCGAACTGCTCGACGTCGTCGAGGACGCGTAGGGGGACGGCGTCGCAGACGTCAGTACCGGTGGGTCGCCGGCCCGTCTCGGCGATCGGTGTCAGTCCCGCCCCTGTCCGAGCGGTTTCTTGCGATCGACTTCGATCTCGACGTGGACGTGCTCCGGGAAGTCCATGTGGCCGACCTGGCGGGCTACCTCGTCGTTGCCGTGGATCTCCAGCCGCCGGGAGTAGGTGGTGTAGTCCCACGCGGGGAATCGGCCGCCGGGGCCGAGGGTGCGATACTGCGGGACGGTGAGTCGCTCCGGCGGCGCGGAGTGAGGGCCCTTGCACTCGGCGCCCTTGCGCTCGACCAGCTCCTTGATGTCGGTGACGAGCCCCTCGAGGGCGTCCCGGTCGCCGCTCTGGAAGCTGAGTTTGGTGACGAAGGCCATCGTATGCTCCCTCTGCGCGCTCGACACGCAAAAGCGCACTCGTCCGGCCGGCCGCCACGGAGCTTGAAATCTTTATACGTTGTGACCGTTTACTGCCGGCAATGACGGTCGAAGCGACCAGTGCTGGAGCTATCCTCTTCCGCGACACCCGCGGCCACCGGGAGTACCTCCTCCTGAAGAGCCGTCCCGGGGACTGGGAGTTCCCGAAAGGCGGGGTCGAAGGCGACGAGGAGCTCCAGCAGACTGCGATCAGGGAGGTTAGCGAGGAAGCCGGCATCGAGGACTTTCGCCTCGTCGATGGGTTCCGCGAGGAGTACGACTACGTCTTCGAGGCCGGCGGCAACACCATCCACAAGACGGTCCACCTGTTCATCGCCCGCTCGTTCGAGGCGAGCGCCGAACTCTCGAACGAACACCGCGACCTGCAGTGGCGGGACTACGAGCAGGCGATCAACACCATCACGCAGGACGGTCCCCGCGAAATCCTCGAAGAAGCCCACGAGTATCTCGACGAACTCGTCAACGAGGCCGACGCCAGCGAGGGCGAGCGGACGTACCTCGGGTAGCCCGTGACCTATCCCGGCGACGCCGAGTTCGGCTTCGAACTCGTCACCTGCCGGTGGGCCGAGGACGCGTGGCCCCCCGACCGCGACACCGACGCCGTCCCCGTCGTCGCCCGCCAACTCGGCACCCAGCGGCGGCGCTGGGACACCGTCGTCGTCGAGGCGGCCCCCGACGCCCTCGACGCCCGCGCGGCCTTCGGCGAGCGGCCGCTCGATTCGGATCTCCTGCACGTCGTCCGGAACGCCCCCGCGGAGTGGGCGTGGTACCGCGACGCCCTCCCCGACCCCGGCTACCCGTGGCGCTACGTCCGCGCCGCGGTTCACCGCGCCGACGCGCGCGGGGTCGTCGAGACGCGGCACAGAGGGAACCGGATCGAGATTCGACGCGTCGCCCCTTACCCCGACTGGGTGCGTCGGATCGTCGCTATCGAAAACAAGCCCGACCTAGACGCGAGCGCGGCGCGGGCGCTCGCCGACCAACTCGACCACGACGTGCGCACCGCGCTCGCGGACGAGGTGTGGGTCGCGACCGCGACCACGGACGCGACGGTCGAACCCGCCCTGCTGGAGGACCTACCGGTCGAGGCGGGCGTGTTGGCGCTCGATTTCTCCGGGGCTCCCGCGGCCACGGTGGCGTGGCACCCCGCGACGCTCGATCCGACGGCGGAGACGTCGATGGCGGCCGACCAGAAGGCCGACAAGCGCCTCGAAATCGCCGAGCGGGCGTACGGCTCGGGGTGGCGATCCTACGTCGAGACGATGCGCTCGGACTGTCGGTGGTTCGAACTCCGCGACCGCGCCGGGGCGTTCGTTCCGTGGTGTGCGGCGAAGTCCTGTCACCAGACGGCCGCGGCGTGTTCGGGGTCGTGTCCCGACTTCCAGCCGGAGCCGCCGGGATGGCGCACCCGTGGCTGGCCGATCGACGGCGGACCGGGCAAGGGAATCGAGCGGTTGTTGGCGGACCGGCGACGACGGCGGCGCTAAACGACTTCGACCCGCACGTCGTCGCGTTCGACGGTTAGCTTGAACGTCGGGACGGTCCGATAGACGACGTCTACGACTCCTTTGCGCCGGAGGCTCTGGAGCGCTTCGCGCACGGCGTCCACGTCGGGGTCGGCGTCGAACGCCTCGCGTACCTTGTGGAGGACGCTCACGACGCTCTCGGAACGGTCGTCGGGACCGGCGACCACGTCGAACACCTGTGCTTCGAGTTCGGGGACGCGGATGACGTCGACGCCCTCCTCGTCGCCCTCGACGCCGGGTTCGACGCCAGCGAGTTCGGCCGCCTCCGGCGTCGCACAGATGTAGCTGTCCTCGTTGCGGTAGTAGTAGTCGCCGAGATGCTCCTCCAGGTAGCCGTGGACCTCGCTGCCACTCTCCATTCCCCACCGCTCCTGCAGTTCCTTGTTCTTCGTCGGCTGGAGGCGGACGACGTCCGCCAGCCGCTCGCGTTCCGCTGCCGACAGTGTCATCGGCCGTCGATTCGGGTGTCCCCCATATCGGTGTTCCGCTCTCGCACCCCGTCGACGTATCGCGCCCAGAGAACCAGAATCGACGGCAAGACGAGAATGGAGGTGAGGTAGGCGTACAGCACGCTCAACGCGATCAACACCCCGAATACGCCGACGGCGGGGTTGAGCGCGAGCGCCAGGACGCCGACGCCGAACACCGTCGTCAGCATGCTCCCGGTGAGCGCGCCGCCGGTGCCGACGACCGTTCGACGGAGCGCCGGTGAGAGGTCGCGTTCGGCGTACTCGTCGACGAACCGGTGGACGACGTGGACCGAGTAGTCGATACCGAGGCCGACGGCGATGGCGAGGATGGTCCCGTTGATGGCGTTGAAACTGATTCCGAACGCGCGCATCGACGCGACGAGCGCGACGACGGTGACCAGAATCGGGACGACGTTGGCGACGCCGAGCGAGGGCCGTCCCTCGACGATCCAGTAGACGACGACCAAGAACAGCGCCGCTCCGAGTAGCGTCAGGGCGAGACTCTGGAGCACCGTCTCCAGCACCAGCGCCAGCGCCTCGTCGAAGATGACGGCGTTGCCGGTCGGCTGCGCCTCGTACTCCAGATTCGACGCCACGCGGTACGCGTCGACGGTGATGACGTCGTTCGGTTCGTCGCCGTCGACGGTGTAGACGACGAGCGCGCTCCGTCGGTCCTCGCTCAGGAACCCGGAGAGGTCGTCCTCGCCGGTCGACTCCTCCATCGCCGCGTACACCTCCGATAAGTCGTCGTCCGGAATGCCGTCGTCGTCGCGGTCGTTGCGCTCGACGACCCGCCGCACGTCCGGGTCCGTCCGCGCCCGCGTCCGGGTCAGCGTCGCGATGCTCTGGGAGTCGGCGTACCGTCCCTCGCGGACGAACGTCGGCGGCGGATTACGCCCAGCCCGGTGGAGACGCTCCAGGGCCGTATCCTCCCGCATCGGTCCCTCGACGTACAGCAAGAGTCGGTCCTCCTGTTCGAAGTTCTCCTCCCGAAAGTCGTCGATTTTCACGTACTCGAACTCGGCGGGCGGGCGGATCGGTTCGGGAAGGACCTGGAGATACTCCGGCGTCTCCGCCGCCGGCTGGAAGTCGTCCGGGCTGAACCCGGTGTCGACGCCCGTCGCGTAGACGCCGGCGCCCGCCGTCGTGAGGAGGACGCAGATCACGAACAGCGCCGGCGCCCGTTCGGCGACGGTGACGCCGCCGGCGAGGATCCGCCCCAGCGGCGACGACTCCGACCCGAACGGCGTCTGCGTGATCGTGGGGATCGGGTACCGTTCCCGGAGGCGGTCGACGGACACTTTCGTCGCGGGGACGAAGACGCCGAAGATGAGGAAGGTGAAGACGATGCCGGCCGCGGCGGTGACCCCGAAATCCCGCGTCGGCGGGAAGGCGCTGACGACGTTCGAGAGGAAGCCGATGGCGGAGGTGCCCATCACGATGAAGAAGGCGACGCTCACCTGGTCGGTCGTCAGCCGCATCGACTCCTCGACGCCCCGGCCCGCGACCCGTTCCTCGCGGTAGCGGTTGATCGCGTGGATGCCGAAGTCGATGCCGACGGCGATCAGGATGGGGGGGACGGCGATGAGGAGGACGGCGAACGGAATCCCGACGAAGCCGATGAACCCGAACGTCCAGATCAGGGTCATGACGATGCCCGCGAGGCCGATCAGAAGGTCGACGAGGTC from Haloplanus salinus encodes:
- a CDS encoding phosphomannomutase; this encodes MDLFGTAGIRGDVRTAVTPELAVAVGRATARDATEVVIGRDGRTTGGALAAAVEAGVRSGGASVRRLGVVPTPALAFASQGRHGVMLTASHNPPGDNGIKCFVDGVEFDREREAEVERRVDAADPPVDWDAWGEARGASVLDAYRVAVADYARGFGAPLDGLPVAVDCGNGMGALATPTVLRTLGASVETLEGNVDGHFPGRESKPTPESLTALRRFVADGEAAVGVGHDGDADRIVIVDGSGEVVHEDTVLAILAERYVRASDAADPVVVTTPNASARIDDRVREAGGRVERVRLGALHEGVARVRAEVGTVVFAAEPWKHLHPDFGGWIDAVASAAVFARHVANEGLDGLRAPVTERPYRKVSVPCPDGAKAAAMARLRDSLPEAFPDASVDTEHGVRLERPDGSWLLVRPSGTEPYVRLYAESEAVDELVATARADAERAVEDAS
- a CDS encoding geranylgeranyl reductase family protein, with the translated sequence MTTHEYDVVVVGAGTAGCYAAASAARDGLNVVVVERKDEQEAGHIACGDALKGADTFPEAIPKSRIEDSFTNTGVDHGRFELPQHDTVLDIPVPGELAVIDRYAFGRRIIEGAEAAGADFHYDTVVQDVLQDGARITGVRGTRKGDPVTYEAAVTVDAAGALSILQDKADFDDATFDTNVSYSQFCSAYREIVEVPEEVEWDDALVFKPTQRAAGYLWYFPRTSTTINAGLGFQMTEEPMKLVQDLQADLQRRPEFEGAEVTDKLGAALPTRRPYDSAVAPGFVAVGDAAGHVNPTTGGGIAGAAYAGTYAAEAIADAVDDPTEAALWEYNERVMDHFGGRYAGLDVYNVLSTAIDVDDLMGLLASLPGEKLAEALYSGSTSMGLGLKIKSAIKSFGYWGTILDFYRTKQLAEDLMNRYEAYPSDPSGLAAWQGERDDLMERVYETTGADPKY
- a CDS encoding amidohydrolase, coding for MSVSDDLLDLRRDLHRHPEPAWREFYTTARLVDELEKRPLDELHVGPEVLAADRRGVPDDDELDEWARRAVEAGAREDVVERLAGGYTGLVAVLKRGEGPTVGLRVDIDALPIAEADADDHEPASMGFRSENEGYMHACGHDAHATVGVGVLDAVAESDFSGTLKVLFQPSEEIVSGGEPMAEGGHLDDVAYLLALHVGLDHPTGEVVAGVDGFLAQQHFRAEFSGASSHAGGHPERGRNAVQAMATAIGNLYSIPRHDGGATRVNAGLVGGGTASNIVPDEAFIEGEVRGETTELREYMDAHARRILRSAAGMHDCEVDVEYGGRAPGGESDDELAGVVAEVAGETTGVDSVLDSDDLGGSEDATYLMQHVQDRGGLAAYVCVGTDHPGGHHSPTFDVDEETIRIAVDVFGGTIERLGREAM
- a CDS encoding MFS transporter, whose translation is MTTTTRRTWGLVAGASLVSTGLAAYEIVPASVTPLVRESLRIDSTAAGLLVGVMFGTAVVASLPAGAALDRADSRTAMAVATLALFVAGGWGWVAGRNGNYRSLLASRALGGVAYVVVWNAGIDMVSRAVDGDNRATAVGVFTASGPVGFALGQGTGPLVAGAFGWPAIFPAFTGVALVGLLVFWPTSRGLGRSPDGAPSAGEFGAVLRDGTVWTVGALGFLGYALYLFVNSWGASYLSAEVGLSLALSGLLVAAFPAIGVVARVSSGLLSDRLFGGRRRPVVLASFGFAAPLVLVFTRLDSIPLLLAVLLLAGFAIQLTLGLSFTYVRELVDARVAATAVAFQTSVGLAGAFVAPTAGGAVVDAAGFDAAFALAGLLAVCGVVLAWWAPEPANR
- a CDS encoding Na+/H+ antiporter NhaC family protein yields the protein MSDHDLPDDPPDASRIKFYGGRGMSALPLAVFIVWAIVQSGLLGIGDTSGLVIGMLVGLIVGMLFVKGNWKGYADTIFEGMTQRVAATAVVAWLWAGMFADTIQAGGFVDGLVWASSAANVGAALFPALTFIFAALLATGIGTGYGTAVAFTSLVFPAGVLLGADPVLMFGAILSGAVFGDNLAPVSDTTIVSAVTQDADIGGVVASRFKYALVAAVLALASYVVAGGAMAGEPLDVGATAAAGAGPLGLVHLASIALVIGTAVQGRHIIEAISWGLIASVALNLALGLAPASAMLVFRSASESGIAATLDGLPVLGAVIEVSPDASAAVGGSLYTGALGFFPLIVLVLLIVGAAQVMRAGGGFAAIEGWLLENVATTVRRAETTMVIGTAIVNATITINTAAEIAIAPFIRTLGQRFNINGYRRANILDANTSALGYIFPWGGGVLAGYAAMIQLPQQFDWFTEAMLANPAAVWPYVFHGWFLVAVFLVAAWTGYGLEYVPDRQSEEVARV
- a CDS encoding DUF7513 family protein gives rise to the protein MNLDKLFAGWTFRTNRPSYGAGDELTAFVTGYDNGAAQVRIGDTIITLADADRGLDDRLVRLRVVEFDADDATGSGELLDVVEDA
- a CDS encoding uS10/mL48 family ribosomal protein; translated protein: MAFVTKLSFQSGDRDALEGLVTDIKELVERKGAECKGPHSAPPERLTVPQYRTLGPGGRFPAWDYTTYSRRLEIHGNDEVARQVGHMDFPEHVHVEIEVDRKKPLGQGRD
- a CDS encoding bis(5'-nucleosyl)-tetraphosphatase, yielding MTVEATSAGAILFRDTRGHREYLLLKSRPGDWEFPKGGVEGDEELQQTAIREVSEEAGIEDFRLVDGFREEYDYVFEAGGNTIHKTVHLFIARSFEASAELSNEHRDLQWRDYEQAINTITQDGPREILEEAHEYLDELVNEADASEGERTYLG
- a CDS encoding DUF5787 family protein, translating into MTYPGDAEFGFELVTCRWAEDAWPPDRDTDAVPVVARQLGTQRRRWDTVVVEAAPDALDARAAFGERPLDSDLLHVVRNAPAEWAWYRDALPDPGYPWRYVRAAVHRADARGVVETRHRGNRIEIRRVAPYPDWVRRIVAIENKPDLDASAARALADQLDHDVRTALADEVWVATATTDATVEPALLEDLPVEAGVLALDFSGAPAATVAWHPATLDPTAETSMAADQKADKRLEIAERAYGSGWRSYVETMRSDCRWFELRDRAGAFVPWCAAKSCHQTAAACSGSCPDFQPEPPGWRTRGWPIDGGPGKGIERLLADRRRRRR
- a CDS encoding DUF5797 family protein, with product MTLSAAERERLADVVRLQPTKNKELQERWGMESGSEVHGYLEEHLGDYYYRNEDSYICATPEAAELAGVEPGVEGDEEGVDVIRVPELEAQVFDVVAGPDDRSESVVSVLHKVREAFDADPDVDAVREALQSLRRKGVVDVVYRTVPTFKLTVERDDVRVEVV